From the genome of Pseudomonas sihuiensis:
AAGAGAAATGGGATTGGGTGCTTCCGCCGCCGTTACTCATGCAGTCGTACGCTACGATGCAGCTGGACTTGGGTGGAGCAAAGGCATTGGCATTGGGGCTGGTGAGCCAGCCCAAGGTGACGGCTTGACGTTTAACTTATTCACGTGATGTCTGCTTCGGCCGATTCTGTTGAAAAACTCGGTGTGCGACAGAGCTGCTTGCTCGTGGCCTGAAAAACGTACAGATCGAGCGCTTCTACGCGAAATCTAGAGCAGCTCGACCATCGCAACGATTCAGATTTCAGCCTCAGCCATGCACTTCCGGCGAAGAAAGTCGCCGAGTGAGTTTTTCAACGGAATAGGCCAGCAGCGGACAGTGAGTGGCAGCCCCGGGTAGGGCTGCCTGACGAGGCGTCAGATCACGCGTTTGATGCTGATGTAGTCGCCCTGAGTGCGCAGGGTGACGGTCACCGGTTTGCTAGTGCGATTACGCCAGAACCAACCGTGCTTGCCATCGAATGCGGCCTCCAAAACACCCGAGTCTTGCGGGGTTGAACGTCCTTTCCCATAGCCGTGGTAGAAGTCGCGCGGCGCGTTGTAAGGATCGCCGTGGGTGTCGTAGTTAACGACGCCGCCATTGGCAGTCCAGCTATAGTTCACCTTGGCACCTTGCTTCATTTCCAGCTTCACTTCGGCGCCCTGGTTCGGGCTCAAGGTGATGCTCATTTCATGCTGCAGGGCAGCCTGCTCAGGCGCAGCCGGTTGCTCCGGAGCGGGAATGACCTCGGCAGGAGTGGCCGGGGTAGTGGCAGGGGCTGCAGGTGCTGCGGCGATATTTTCAGCTGGCAGCGGAGTTGGCGTCTGAGCTGCGGCCTCATCGGCGCGGGCCTCTTCAGCCAGCTGGATCTTCACCTCACCCATCTGTGTGAGACCCAGTGCTCGGCCCACGCCAGTGGGATCGATCGCATACTCCGAAGGCATCACCACGGTAACCAGAAGCACGCAGGCAATGATTGCCGCGATGATCGTGGAGCGCAGTAGCTGTGCTGTCGAGGGGAGTTCGTTGAGGGTCGGAAGCTTGGTATTGAACATAAAAAGAATTCCTTACTGAGAGACGATCAGGCCGGTGATCTGGTAGCCCATGAGCAAGAAACCGGCGCTCATCATGGCAACGTTGGCGGTGTAGGCATGGCGCCAGAAGCTGGCAGTACGTCGCCAGTAGCCCATCAGAATGAGAATGCCGCCAAGGGCCAGTAGCTGGCCGATCTCGACACCTACGTTGAAGGCAATCAGGTTGGCGATCAGGCCATCAGGAGAAATCTCGAACTCCTGGATCTTGGTGGCCAGACCGAAACCATGAAGCAGGCCGAAGATCAGCGTTGCTGCGCGGGTATCGGGCTGGTACCCAAACCAGCGCTGGAAGGCGCCGAGGTTATCCAGGGCCTTGTACACGACCGAAAAGCCGATGATCGCGTCGATCACATACGAGCTGATGCTGATGTTGCTAAGCACTCCAAAGAGCAGAGTGATCGAATGGCCAACTGCGAACAGCGTGACGTACAGCCCTACGTCCTTCAGACGGTAGAGAAAGAAGATCACGCCGAACAGGAACAGCAGATGGTCGTAGCCGGTGATCATGTGTTTGGCACCCATGTAGATGAAGGGCACCAACATCACGCCGGTACTTTCCTGGATGAAGCCCTTGTCTCCTTCGGGAACTCCGTGGGCCAGCGCCTCAGGCATGACTGCCATCAGTAGAGCGAGGGTAAGCAAGGGCAGAAAGAGTGATCGACGCAGGCGTGCGATCAGCGCCGTTGCCCTGCTTAGGGGAAGCGAATTCATAACGATTTCCTAGGCTGTAGTGGTCTGGGGCCGCGAGGCGGCCGGTTTCAGAGCACGAACCTAGAGCGTGGTGGCCGTTCGATCAGGTAGATCGGCACTTCAGGGACAATTGCCCGCAACGAGCTGGGAGGGGTTTCCCGCTCGGGGCGTGACAGTAGTGTCAACGCCGACCCGAGATAGGGGATCTCATGGCTATGGTCAGCTGCATGTTTGTGGCTCGGGAATGCCGGCGCGTCCACGTCATGGGAATGACCATGGGACACAGCGCCAGAGTAATCCCCCGGTATCAGCGGTGCTT
Proteins encoded in this window:
- a CDS encoding transmembrane anchor protein; the encoded protein is MFNTKLPTLNELPSTAQLLRSTIIAAIIACVLLVTVVMPSEYAIDPTGVGRALGLTQMGEVKIQLAEEARADEAAAQTPTPLPAENIAAAPAAPATTPATPAEVIPAPEQPAAPEQAALQHEMSITLSPNQGAEVKLEMKQGAKVNYSWTANGGVVNYDTHGDPYNAPRDFYHGYGKGRSTPQDSGVLEAAFDGKHGWFWRNRTSKPVTVTLRTQGDYISIKRVI
- a CDS encoding HupE/UreJ family protein, which translates into the protein MNSLPLSRATALIARLRRSLFLPLLTLALLMAVMPEALAHGVPEGDKGFIQESTGVMLVPFIYMGAKHMITGYDHLLFLFGVIFFLYRLKDVGLYVTLFAVGHSITLLFGVLSNISISSYVIDAIIGFSVVYKALDNLGAFQRWFGYQPDTRAATLIFGLLHGFGLATKIQEFEISPDGLIANLIAFNVGVEIGQLLALGGILILMGYWRRTASFWRHAYTANVAMMSAGFLLMGYQITGLIVSQ